In Porites lutea chromosome 1, jaPorLute2.1, whole genome shotgun sequence, a single genomic region encodes these proteins:
- the LOC140922090 gene encoding uncharacterized protein, with product MVSSAYIKTEPEETALGGFYSDTIAFVSDGCLRCPNGTFVPYIKAPGTSASECIACPQGTDTSMFAGFRACTCLRGFHRTHLFEGCKQCKEEGLECVDDHVKLKKGYWWKWENLTHKQFYESFARNLLDSRNSSSTNASLIEFPYTVPTPHKCPQQEACYGGFNSSCADGYQGPLCEICSDGYYKQFQTCKKCPTNEWMIGQLSIVVAVILVIILVILWSSKRKQKKEKKERSTVDMILGTLKIVIGFYQVTDGLLQTFSYVKWPDSLSVIGKYSEMIQLNVFQIAPLHCIFPELKVNAFKSLFAILAMNATAIIVAILIYCLRKLLLERSASSKEEKLKKSCQTKELILRNLFFFLYVTYLSTCSKTASVLPPTCRLLCSDKTKTHCQKFLKTDYSIDCKSTNYSRSVIVAYIAVAYILLLPTASLIALWKVRLTVTSQNKMEDEDQNPNIEVKSSEVTTGLRFLFENYHPRSWYWELVDTVRKVVLTSGLILVGGESRAYVGLACIMSGLYGMFFAYVSPIVDPFENRLMLISLAVTFVNLGIGAVSKINSENIPASIDPYVDNIMFKVLVFGANSLVIGLLVVQYIVYIYRFIKEWLKNPKCSFSCCLALLLPLNELQGEVRGFAGRNVFKSQLQTGKMNMPSISTSFQDTGVINFSLEEDQPSQAGERNSDHEETPGNKSDKQTQTRESGKESIITKILVHEVPEMTYDTSF from the exons GCACAGATACTTCCATGTTTGCTGGGTTTAGAGCTTGCACCTGTTTGAGAGGATTTCATCGTACCCATCTTTTTGAAGGCTGCAAACAATGCAAGGAAGAAGGATTAGAATGTGTGGATGACCATGTTAAGCTGAAGAAGGGTTACTGGTGGAAATGGGAGAATTTGACCCACAAACAATTTTATGAATCATTTGCACGTAATCTCTTGGATTCAAGGAACTCTTCCTCAACTAATGCATCGCTCATCGAGTTCCCATACACTGTTCCTACGCCGCACAAATGTCCACAACAAGAAGCTTGCTATGGCGGTTTCAATTCTTCTTGCGCTGACGGCTATCAAGGACCGCTGTGTGAAATTTGTAGTGATGGCTACTATAAACAGTTTCAAACGTGTAAAAAGTGTCCAACGAACGAATGGATGATCGGACAACTGTCGATCGTGGTGGCAGTTATCCTGGTCATTATTTTAGTGATACTGTGGTCAAGTAAAAGGAAgcaaaagaaggagaaaaaagaaagatccACAGTGGATATGATACTTGGAACGCTGAAAATTGTCATTGGCTTTTACCAAGTCACTGATGGACTGTTACAGACATTTTCGTACGTCAAATGGCCAGATTCTCTTTCTGTCATTGGAAAATATTCGGAGATGATACAGCTTAATGTATTTCAGATTGCCCCTCTTCACTGCATCTTCCCTGAATTAAAGGTCAATGCTTTTAAGAGCTTGTTTGCAATCCTTGCAATGAATGCCACTGCCATCATTGTTGCGATTCTCATTTATTGTTTACGAAAGCTTCTACTCGAACGGAGTGCttcctccaaagaagaaaagttaaagaaatcttGTCAAACGAAAGAGCTGATCTTGAGAAACCTGTTTTTCTTCCTGTACGTGACATATCTCAGTACCTGCTCCAAAACAGCTAGTGTGCTTCCCCCAACTTGCCGTCTGCTTTGTTCGGACAAAACGAAAACCCACTGCCAAAAGTTTCTTAAGACTGACTACAGTATCGACTGTAAGAGTACAAACTACAGTCGATCAGTCATCGTTGCCTACATTGCGGTCGCTTACATACTACTTCTTCCCACAGCATCACTTATAGCTCTCTGGAAAGTGCGATTGACCGTTACAAGTCAGAATAAAATGGAAGACGAGGACCAAAATCCTAATATCGAAGTGAAAAGCAGCGAAGTCACCACAGGCTTGCGATTCCTTTTCGAAAACTACCATCCACGCTCGTGGTACTGGGAGCTGGTCGACACAGTACGGAAGGTGGTTCTCACGTCAGGTCTCATCCTGGTTGGTGGTGAAAGCAGGGCATATGTCGGACTGGCTTGCATCATGTCAGGACTCTATGGAATGTTTTTTGCCTATGTCAGCCCCATTGTGGATCCATTCGAGAACAGACTAATGCTGATATCTCTGGCTGTGACCTTTGTAAACTTGGGAATAGGAGCTGTGAGTAAGATAAACAGCGAGAACATTCCAGCCTCAATCGATCCATATGTGGATAACATCATGTTCAAAGTACTGGTGTTTGGAGCAAATTCTTTGGTAATCGGTCTTCTCGTAG TTCAGTATATTGTATACATCTATCGCTTTATAAAAGAATGGCTCAAGAACCCCAAGTGCTCTTTCTCCTGCTGTCTGGCCTTGCTGCTGCCTCTGAATGAATTGCAGGGAGAAGTACGTGGATTTGCTGGAAGGAATGTTTTTAAGAGCCAGCTGCAAACAGGAAAAATGAATATGCCGTCAATTTCAACCTCTTTCCAAGATACTGGTGTTATTAACTTTAGTTTGGAAGAAGATCAACCCAGTCAGGCAGGTGAAAGGAATTCTGATCATGAGGAAACACCTGGAAACAAGAGCGACAAACAAACCCAGACTCGAGAAAGCGGGAAAGAATCCATCATTACCAAAATTTTGGTTCATGAAGTTCCAGAAATGACATACGATACGTCTTTTTAA